From Marinobacter alexandrii, one genomic window encodes:
- a CDS encoding sensor histidine kinase, translating to MGEQEIRQLLTKTISEEPNNYSKVIELSSLLAQFDKDNVRFSVDAGVIDRLGRELVGKKETAVSELVKNAYDADAKQVKLTFINSDNEGGTLEITDDGIGMSREELINGFMKISSTDKVHNPTSPTYKRNRAGRKGIGRFAVQRLGKKLTIISQSANSESAVKITIDWSRYKGDQDLLTINNHIEDLPKIQKPGTTLVIEGLRDKWTTASIERVYRYVSGLIQPFPLSKERIQDEEKRNTSTSDPGFKANLFKIEQDNIIPIADEQSMIYDYAIAEFEGYVDNEGYSFLSIKSKRLGIDDLVELGASKDKPNSAYAHLKKVNFKAYYFLYTTEYIPSQQRARLIELAQHSGGIRLYRNGFRVSPYGEFGDDWLELDESVKKRTFLPQHSNSNFFGFVEVHDPDGNQFQETSSREGLLDTNSFSELLNFAYRGLTTGIVRIASARDIKVTTNQKDWERKYEKPVKKLKELKDELEKESEAKTIDSYSTKSKDEITHELIDRTDKIKRTVEAIDQVIIEQELEDSLQFKETAILRVLASLGLSIGIFTHEIRHYLATIHASTKLLSKKFPDDEAYQEKIQRLYDNVKILRTYTSYFDKAISENITRELIPQEIPVLVHRFFKVISLDTGINKTEILPLEVQGSDLYTIPMHSSEWATILYNLYTNSLKAIKRAETKKGKIMIRVGRQDEKIYLEFHDNGDGISSENHHKIFDAFFTTSTAAAHFADEQDDVLGTGLGLKIVKDILDAYNGDIYVSDPDEGFSTCIRIEIPEATDNDLEDI from the coding sequence ATGGGAGAACAAGAGATAAGACAATTGTTGACCAAGACGATTTCAGAAGAGCCAAATAATTACTCAAAGGTTATTGAACTATCATCGTTACTCGCCCAGTTCGACAAGGATAATGTTCGCTTTTCTGTGGACGCAGGAGTAATTGACAGGCTAGGCAGAGAACTTGTTGGAAAGAAAGAAACCGCAGTATCAGAGTTAGTAAAAAATGCATACGATGCAGATGCCAAACAAGTAAAGCTCACTTTTATCAATTCTGACAATGAAGGCGGCACGCTAGAAATTACGGATGATGGCATTGGAATGTCGAGAGAAGAATTGATCAATGGTTTCATGAAAATTTCTTCTACCGACAAAGTGCATAATCCAACATCACCAACTTATAAGAGGAATAGGGCAGGACGTAAGGGTATTGGAAGATTTGCTGTTCAGAGACTTGGTAAAAAATTGACAATAATATCACAAAGCGCAAATTCTGAAAGTGCAGTCAAAATAACCATCGACTGGAGTAGGTATAAAGGAGACCAAGATCTTTTAACTATTAATAATCACATAGAAGATTTACCAAAAATTCAAAAGCCTGGTACAACTTTAGTTATTGAAGGCTTAAGAGACAAGTGGACTACTGCTAGTATTGAACGTGTTTACAGATATGTCTCGGGTTTAATACAGCCTTTTCCTTTATCTAAGGAAAGAATACAGGATGAAGAAAAAAGAAATACTTCAACTAGTGATCCAGGTTTTAAAGCAAACTTGTTTAAAATAGAACAGGACAATATCATTCCGATTGCTGACGAACAAAGTATGATTTATGATTATGCTATTGCAGAATTTGAAGGTTATGTCGATAATGAAGGTTACAGTTTCCTATCAATAAAAAGTAAACGACTTGGAATTGATGATTTAGTTGAGCTTGGTGCTTCAAAGGATAAACCTAATTCTGCTTACGCACACTTAAAAAAAGTAAACTTCAAAGCATATTATTTTCTTTACACAACAGAATATATTCCATCACAACAACGTGCGAGATTGATTGAATTAGCACAGCATTCTGGTGGAATCAGGTTATATAGAAATGGGTTTCGGGTTTCTCCATATGGTGAATTTGGAGATGATTGGTTGGAGTTAGATGAATCCGTTAAAAAAAGAACCTTTCTCCCACAGCATAGTAATTCAAATTTCTTTGGATTTGTCGAGGTGCATGATCCCGATGGCAATCAATTTCAAGAAACTTCAAGCAGGGAGGGCTTATTAGATACTAATAGCTTTAGTGAACTACTAAATTTCGCATATCGAGGATTAACTACTGGAATTGTGAGGATAGCCAGTGCCAGAGATATTAAAGTAACTACAAATCAGAAGGACTGGGAACGGAAATATGAAAAGCCAGTAAAGAAACTTAAAGAGCTTAAGGATGAACTAGAAAAAGAAAGTGAGGCTAAAACAATTGATTCTTATTCAACCAAAAGCAAGGATGAAATTACGCATGAATTGATTGATAGGACGGATAAGATAAAAAGAACAGTAGAGGCAATTGACCAAGTTATTATTGAGCAAGAATTAGAGGATAGCTTGCAATTCAAAGAAACAGCTATACTTCGTGTGTTGGCCAGTTTAGGGTTATCAATTGGAATATTTACACATGAGATTAGACATTATTTGGCAACTATTCATGCTTCCACAAAACTCCTTTCAAAGAAATTTCCTGATGACGAGGCTTATCAAGAAAAAATTCAAAGATTGTATGATAATGTCAAGATACTTAGGACCTACACTTCATATTTCGATAAGGCAATTTCTGAGAATATAACCAGAGAGCTAATTCCACAAGAGATACCGGTACTTGTTCATAGGTTTTTCAAAGTCATCTCTCTAGATACTGGGATTAACAAAACTGAAATCCTCCCTCTTGAAGTACAAGGTTCTGATTTGTATACGATACCAATGCACTCATCGGAGTGGGCGACCATATTATACAATCTTTATACAAATTCCTTAAAAGCCATAAAACGTGCTGAAACTAAAAAAGGAAAAATTATGATAAGGGTCGGCAGACAGGATGAGAAGATATATCTCGAATTTCATGATAATGGAGATGGTATTTCATCAGAAAATCACCACAAAATTTTTGATGCATTTTTTACAACATCTACAGCTGCAGCCCACTTTGCCGATGAGCAAGATGATGTTCTTGGTACGGGGCTTGGGCTCAAAATAGTTAAGGATATTTTGGATGCGTACAATGGAGATATTTATGTGTCAGATCCTGATGAAGGTTTTAGCACTTGTATCAGAATCGAAATACCAGAGGCTACTGACAATGATTTAGAAGACATATAG
- a CDS encoding helix-turn-helix domain-containing protein, translating to MMTRLGEYLTKKSVNRAMVSRRTGISQSRLSQLSSNEGTQLRADELFLIALAIDIDPGEMFRDIFRNLKLEND from the coding sequence ATGATGACCCGATTAGGAGAATATCTTACGAAGAAGTCTGTTAACAGAGCAATGGTATCTAGGCGTACTGGAATTAGTCAGTCTCGTTTGAGTCAACTGAGTTCAAACGAAGGAACTCAACTGCGCGCGGATGAACTTTTTCTAATAGCCTTGGCTATTGACATAGACCCAGGAGAAATGTTCAGAGACATCTTCCGAAATTTAAAATTGGAAAACGACTGA
- the greB gene encoding transcription elongation factor GreB produces the protein MRRKIPESTLPKIKRSQMITAEGLQKLRDEHDHLSRVERPDVTAKVSWAASLGDRSENADYHYNKKRLREIDNRIRYLCKCVDDLKVINYHPSQEGKVMFGAWVEIKNEEKGLQNRFRIVGYEELIGNKDYISMDSPMAKALLDKTVGDEAIVKTKMGDFVWKILKIEYQN, from the coding sequence ATGAGGCGAAAAATCCCAGAATCAACTCTACCAAAAATCAAACGCTCGCAAATGATTACTGCCGAAGGCTTACAAAAATTAAGGGATGAACATGATCACCTTAGCCGAGTTGAACGTCCAGACGTTACCGCTAAGGTTTCATGGGCTGCAAGTTTGGGAGATCGTTCAGAAAATGCCGATTACCATTACAACAAAAAACGTCTTCGAGAAATTGATAATCGCATTCGATATCTGTGTAAGTGTGTTGACGACTTAAAAGTGATTAATTACCACCCTAGCCAAGAAGGCAAAGTTATGTTTGGTGCATGGGTAGAAATTAAAAACGAAGAGAAAGGTCTTCAAAACCGATTTCGAATTGTAGGTTACGAAGAACTCATCGGTAATAAAGATTATATATCTATGGACTCCCCAATGGCTAAAGCCCTTCTTGATAAAACTGTTGGAGATGAAGCTATAGTTAAAACCAAAATGGGTGATTTTGTGTGGAAAATTCTTAAAATAGAGTATCAGAACTAG
- a CDS encoding DNA methyltransferase: MHKSVYDYLKKHSKHTDRVDRLIVSAFLTFNNLKPQNNQLLRSYNIEISHSDEQSYLDQFIESIKKDRQNLVIEDLIELFEFVISPSDKDVNGAVYTPVNIRTHIVSETLSQLSNQNVDIRTASYGDISCGCGGFFYTLTEILKLKTEKTCAEIFRDNIFGLDIEEYSIKRTKLLLSILALLHGEDETEYEWNLFVGDALKFNWIESCEKIRRKDGFQAILGNPPYVGAVKLDSKTKEELKKWEVSKIGKADLYIPFFQIGLELLVDKGVLGFISVNSFYKSLNGVGLRKYVSNYGYDFQIVDFGGEQIFKGRTTYTCICLIQKLDSNKVNYAKVKSRDLARLVKRHFITIDYRELDDHKGWLLDEAKIAALVRKIEATGKPLSDCFDIRNGFATLRNNIYLIDPIKEDLKNYFVVIDNKEFHIEKKVCKPAIKPNILKTENDIKEKLEHIIFPYHLKTHQNSLFNQNKKHELSLFEEDYFRENFPGAYEYLKYHKVELAKRDNGNKIYQRWFAYGRNQGLTFTGKKLLFPYISDHPYFVFTDNEELLFYNGFAVISHDERELRFIQKVLNSRLFWFYLSHVSRPYENNYYSMGKRYLARFGVYQFSEIEKDEVIALKSQEKIDVYLESKYEISLPNNYLKNLEKGRRTSS, from the coding sequence ATGCATAAATCAGTTTATGACTACTTGAAAAAACACTCTAAGCATACCGACAGGGTTGATCGGTTGATTGTATCGGCATTTTTAACTTTCAATAATCTTAAACCACAAAATAATCAACTTCTTAGGTCATATAATATTGAGATTAGCCATTCAGATGAGCAGTCTTACTTGGATCAGTTTATTGAGTCTATAAAGAAAGATCGCCAAAACTTAGTAATTGAGGACTTGATTGAACTCTTTGAATTTGTAATTTCCCCATCTGACAAGGACGTAAATGGAGCAGTTTATACTCCAGTCAACATAAGGACTCATATTGTCAGTGAAACTCTATCACAACTCTCAAATCAAAATGTAGATATAAGAACTGCTTCTTATGGAGATATTTCATGCGGGTGTGGGGGATTTTTCTACACTCTGACTGAAATATTGAAACTGAAAACAGAAAAGACATGCGCTGAAATATTTAGGGATAACATTTTTGGCTTGGACATAGAAGAGTATAGTATTAAAAGAACCAAGTTGCTACTCTCAATTTTAGCCCTTCTTCATGGAGAGGATGAAACTGAATATGAGTGGAATTTATTCGTAGGAGATGCGCTTAAATTCAATTGGATCGAGAGCTGCGAAAAAATCAGAAGAAAAGATGGCTTTCAAGCTATACTAGGCAACCCTCCATATGTTGGTGCAGTAAAACTCGATTCGAAAACAAAGGAAGAATTAAAAAAGTGGGAAGTGTCCAAAATAGGAAAAGCAGATTTGTACATTCCTTTTTTCCAAATAGGTTTAGAACTCCTCGTTGATAAAGGAGTGCTTGGTTTTATCTCGGTAAATTCTTTCTACAAAAGCTTGAACGGAGTTGGTCTAAGAAAATACGTTTCGAATTACGGTTATGATTTCCAAATCGTAGATTTTGGAGGGGAACAGATATTTAAGGGAAGGACTACTTATACATGCATTTGCCTAATTCAGAAGCTTGATAGCAATAAAGTGAATTATGCTAAGGTAAAAAGCCGAGACTTGGCCAGATTAGTAAAAAGACATTTTATAACTATCGATTACCGAGAGTTAGATGATCATAAAGGTTGGCTTCTCGATGAAGCTAAAATTGCTGCACTTGTTCGAAAGATAGAAGCTACTGGAAAACCTTTGAGCGATTGCTTTGATATACGAAACGGCTTTGCAACTCTCAGAAACAATATTTATCTAATAGATCCTATCAAGGAAGACCTTAAGAATTATTTTGTAGTTATAGATAATAAGGAATTCCACATAGAAAAGAAAGTTTGTAAACCAGCGATCAAACCAAACATTCTTAAGACTGAAAATGATATTAAAGAAAAGCTTGAACATATCATATTTCCATATCATTTAAAAACACATCAAAATTCACTTTTCAATCAGAATAAAAAACATGAACTAAGCCTGTTTGAAGAGGACTATTTTAGGGAAAACTTTCCTGGAGCTTATGAATATCTGAAGTATCACAAAGTTGAGTTAGCAAAAAGAGATAATGGAAATAAGATATACCAAAGGTGGTTTGCATATGGAAGAAATCAAGGATTAACGTTTACTGGGAAAAAGCTCTTGTTTCCATATATTTCAGATCACCCATATTTCGTTTTCACAGACAATGAAGAACTTCTTTTCTACAACGGATTTGCGGTTATATCCCATGACGAAAGAGAGCTTAGGTTTATTCAAAAAGTGCTTAATTCAAGGTTGTTTTGGTTTTACTTGTCACATGTAAGCAGACCCTACGAAAACAACTATTATTCCATGGGGAAGCGATATTTAGCTCGGTTTGGAGTGTATCAATTCTCTGAAATTGAAAAAGATGAAGTAATCGCTCTTAAAAGTCAAGAAAAAATTGATGTCTATTTAGAGAGTAAGTATGAGATATCACTGCCTAATAATTACTTAAAGAACCTCGAAAAGGGAAGAAGGACTAGTTCTTAA
- a CDS encoding SOS response-associated peptidase family protein — translation MSYDISYSTKNAKLYAKRYGNTDMWEEALEESIPYYHVSGLDEPYLPVILNEDPENVNFLHWPFMPFEFAPKINGKPMKTLHARNDRIFTEKSIYRGAAESRRCLVMLDGFFDHYQKDDQTFPYYIQMKTKEPFMVAGLWQTFTNPLDEVETNTVTLITGPANKEVAWIRNETPYTPESRMMFIVDKKDDETWLHGSSEEAKALIKPFPDGQLDYYPCQPLKTVKRLHRFYLGNVPSLLEKKRYKELD, via the coding sequence ATGAGTTACGACATTTCCTATTCTACCAAAAATGCCAAACTGTATGCTAAGCGCTATGGAAACACAGATATGTGGGAGGAGGCGCTAGAAGAAAGCATTCCTTACTACCATGTTTCCGGATTGGATGAACCATATCTCCCAGTGATACTGAACGAGGATCCTGAAAATGTGAATTTTCTACATTGGCCGTTTATGCCATTTGAGTTTGCCCCGAAGATCAATGGCAAGCCGATGAAAACCCTTCATGCAAGAAATGATAGAATTTTTACAGAGAAAAGTATTTATCGAGGTGCTGCAGAATCCAGAAGATGCCTGGTGATGCTGGATGGTTTTTTTGATCATTATCAGAAAGATGATCAGACATTCCCCTACTATATCCAGATGAAAACCAAAGAACCTTTTATGGTTGCCGGATTGTGGCAAACATTTACCAATCCATTGGACGAAGTTGAAACCAACACAGTAACATTGATCACTGGGCCAGCAAATAAGGAAGTGGCCTGGATCCGTAATGAAACACCTTACACACCTGAATCCAGGATGATGTTTATCGTGGATAAAAAAGACGATGAAACCTGGCTGCATGGAAGTTCAGAGGAAGCCAAAGCCTTGATCAAACCATTTCCGGACGGACAGCTCGACTATTACCCATGTCAGCCACTTAAGACAGTCAAGAGGTTGCATCGGTTTTATTTAGGAAATGTACCCTCTTTGCTTGAGAAAAAACGCTACAAGGAATTGGACTAA
- a CDS encoding DUF3800 domain-containing protein, which produces MKKTVDCKMLRETGIILNGLKDLDKPYTFFYDETNNIRRFYLKHDGFNVTNDTNFVIGGVLLEGVESTKIDTSTLFNGLNLQKSSNELKLKHLAKGDFVNCLKYDRLNYFLKWLYYSDLYIHYSNINLLYYSLVDIVDSAVSNSEEVLELGSGFIRMLKNTLYKVVMKEKEKVVQLFFRYQYPNIKAGMVRSFIEELTDIFNEYEDEFEFHIGLTSLKQILKKSTRNDSLPFIMDETDFVLLPDFFQFFLYPLYMFTNSIHFFDKEDTMEKMLTECEILDGDRQINSYHFIDSTDNKFIQISDVFIGLFGKYTELLTSKSESFLEKMVSQLSTRQLDTFIWFQNNIMKSNEKNQAFLHSVCSDDEIQKDQLICELLHKYSV; this is translated from the coding sequence ATGAAAAAAACAGTTGATTGTAAAATGCTTAGAGAAACTGGAATCATTTTGAATGGTCTCAAAGATTTAGATAAGCCTTATACTTTCTTTTACGATGAAACCAATAATATAAGAAGATTTTACCTGAAACATGATGGGTTCAATGTAACCAATGACACAAATTTTGTTATTGGGGGGGTCTTATTGGAAGGAGTCGAATCCACGAAAATTGATACGAGTACTTTATTTAATGGGTTAAATCTTCAAAAGTCTTCCAACGAATTAAAATTGAAGCATCTGGCAAAAGGAGATTTTGTTAACTGCCTGAAATATGATAGGCTCAATTACTTTCTTAAATGGCTTTACTACAGTGATTTATACATCCACTATAGCAACATAAACCTCCTTTACTATTCATTGGTTGACATTGTTGACTCTGCTGTCTCAAACTCGGAAGAAGTACTCGAGCTTGGATCAGGATTTATCCGAATGCTTAAAAACACCTTATACAAAGTTGTAATGAAAGAAAAGGAGAAAGTGGTTCAACTCTTTTTCCGATATCAATACCCAAATATTAAGGCAGGAATGGTCAGAAGCTTTATTGAGGAATTGACCGATATCTTCAATGAATATGAAGATGAATTTGAATTTCATATTGGATTAACTTCTTTAAAGCAGATTTTAAAGAAATCTACTAGAAATGATTCCCTGCCATTTATTATGGATGAAACAGATTTTGTTTTGCTCCCGGACTTCTTCCAATTCTTTTTATATCCACTCTACATGTTTACCAATTCAATCCATTTTTTTGACAAGGAGGATACAATGGAAAAAATGCTTACAGAATGCGAAATATTGGATGGAGATAGACAAATTAATTCATATCACTTTATTGACTCAACTGATAATAAATTCATTCAGATATCGGATGTGTTTATTGGACTATTTGGTAAATACACAGAATTACTCACATCAAAATCAGAGTCTTTTTTAGAAAAAATGGTCAGTCAATTATCTACCAGACAACTTGATACATTTATCTGGTTTCAGAATAATATCATGAAATCGAACGAGAAAAATCAAGCATTTTTACATTCAGTTTGTAGTGATGATGAAATTCAAAAAGATCAGCTTATATGCGAGCTACTTCACAAATATTCTGTCTAA